One part of the Phoenix dactylifera cultivar Barhee BC4 chromosome 4, palm_55x_up_171113_PBpolish2nd_filt_p, whole genome shotgun sequence genome encodes these proteins:
- the LOC103723385 gene encoding photosystem I assembly factor PSA3, chloroplastic — translation MESITITPKPHLSSSLLQSKPFLVFLSASRRSSASSGGGGGRRRSGRVSVRVVGYMERNPNSVSGFASKVIGSLPLVGLLTRIFSDEGGVGGDIVDFAEFRRRVGKKCGITDSRAFYEFQDRRGRAGDPLYVLLCCWLAAVGAGLLKSEEILEGVARLRISNDIEFEEETFFAAMSAAKERRANLKAGIPEIPMEIRVEKALEAIYVCCFGKDPIEGEDQRLLCIMLNAVFPSVGKSEIDRIVSSMAKQIAAGERTSYPEKKPLSKEAVQRQMKDLELLKQKRKNSS, via the exons ATGGAGAGTATAACGATAACTCCAAAacctcatctctcctcctccctcctccaatCCAAGCCCTTCCTCGTCTTCCTCTCCGCCTCTCGGCGGAGCTCCGCCTCCAGCGGCGGAGGTGGCGGCAGAAGacggtcgggtcgggttagcgTTAGGGTCGTGGGGTATATGGAGAGGAATCCCAACTCAGTCTCGGGGTTTGCGAGCAAGGTCATCGGGTCGCTTCCGTTGGTGGGGCTCCTGACGAGGATCTTCAGCGACGAGGGGGGCGTCGGCGGCGAcatcgtggacttcgccgagttCCGGCGGCGGGTCGGCAAGAAGTGCGGCATCACCGACTCCCGTGCCTTCTACGAGTTCCAGGACCGACGTGGCCGG GCAGGGGATCCATTATATGTTCTTTTGTGCTGCTGGTTGGCTGCTGTTGGTGCCGGCCTGTTAAAGTCTGAAGAAATATTGGAAGGAGTAGCCAGGCTTCGTATTTCCAATGATATTGAGTTTGAAGAGGAGACATTCTTTGCTGCAATGTCTGCTGCAAAGGAG AGACGAGCAAATCTAAAGGCCGGAATTCCAGAAATTCCTATGGAGATCAGAGTGGAGAAAGCTCTGGAGGCCATATATGTGTGCTGCTTTGGCAAAGATCCTATAGAAGGAGAGGATCAGAGATTACTGTGCATTATGCTGAATGCAGTTTTTCCTTCAGTTGGGAAATCTGAGATAGATAGGATAGTAAGTTCCATGGCAAAACAAATTGCTGCAGGTGAGAGAACAAGTTATCCAGAGAAAAAACCTCTGTCCAAAGAAGCTGTCCAGCGGCAAATGAAGGACCTTGAGCTCTtgaaacagaaaagaaaaaactcaaGCTGA
- the LOC103723381 gene encoding dual-specificity RNA methyltransferase RlmN, giving the protein MALIRWTATSLSSLGIFPSSNPRLALPRRCFSRFPRRPLPPSGSRSESASSKVVLKEMEFPELEKWVQSYGFRSGQAMMLWKCLYGNNSWAHCYDELTGLKKEFRKMISENAILEALSVKEILRASDGTQKILFVLKDGQVIETVVIPCSRGRTTVCVSSQVGCAMNCQFCYTGRMGLRKHLSTAEIVEQAVFARRLFSSEFGSITNVVFMGMGEPLHNIDNVIKAAAIMVDEQGLHFSPRKVTISTSGLVPQLKRFLRESNCALAVSLNATTDEVRNWIMPINRKYNLSLLLETLRVELQSKPKYKILFEYVMLAGVNDSIEDAKRLVELVHGIPCKINLISFNPHNGSHFKPTPEEKMIEFRNILAEAGCVVFLRLSRGDDQMAACGQLGEPGDIRLPLLRVPEQFSNDRMISKEDQ; this is encoded by the exons atgGCTTTGATCCGATGGACCGccacctctctctcctctctcggcATCTTTCCTTCCTCCAATCCTCGCCTCGCTCTTCCCCGGCGTTGCTTCTCTCGATTCCCTCGCCGCCCGCTTCCTCCATCCGGGAGCCGTTCCGAATCGG CGAGCTCGAAGGTTGTGCTGAAGGAGATGGAATTCCCGGAACTAGAA aaATGGGTTCAATCATATGGATTTAGATCTGGGCAGGCCATGATGTTGTGGAAGTGCCTATATGGAAACAACAGCTGGGCACATTGTTATGATGAATTGACAG GTTTAAAGAAAGAATTTAGGAAAATGATAAGTGAAAATGCTATTCTAGAGGCATTGTCAGTGAAAGAAATTCTCAGAGCATCGGATGGAACTCAAAAG ATTTTGTTCGTTTTGAAAGACGGGCAGGTGATAGAAACAGTTGTGATTCCTTGCAGTAGGGGGAGGACTACAGTTTGTGTTTCAAGTCAAGTGGGTTGTGCTATGAATTGTCAATTCTGCTACACTGGCAG GATGGGTTTAAGGAAACATCTATCAACAGCTGAAATAGTTGAACAGGCTGTTTTTGCTCGCCGATTGTTCTCCAGTGAATTTGGATCTATTACAAATGTTGTATTTATG GGTATGGGTGAACCACTACATAACATTGACAATGTCATAAAAGCTGCAGCCATAATGGTCGATGAGCAGGGTCTTCATTTTAGCCCTCGCAAGGTGACCATCTCGACCAGTGGGCTTGTCCCACAATTGAAACGCTTCCTTCGTGAATCGAACTGTGCATTAGCAGTTAGTCTCAATGCCACGACAGATGAG GTCAGAAATTGGATCATGCCAATCAACCGGAAATACAATCTCAGCCTGCTGCTGGAGACCTTAAGAGTGGAACTTCAGTCCAAACCTAAGTATAAAATACTATTTGAATATGTGATGCTTGCAGGAGTAAATGACAG CATTGAGGATGCAAAGAGACTTGTAGAACTCGTTCATGGGATTCCTTGCAAGATCAACCTCATCTCGTTCAACCCTCACAATGGATCTCATTTCAAGCCTACCCCCGAAGAGAAGATGATAGAGTTCCGGAATATTCTGGCTGAAGCTGGGTGTGTCGTTTTCTTGCGACTTAGCAGAGGGGATGACCAGATGGCTGCTTGTGGCCAGCTAGGGGAGCCTGGTGACATCCGGCTACCGTTACTTCGTGTTCCTGAACAATTTTCAAATGACCGTATGATATCAAAGGAAGATCAGTGA